TGGACTTATATCCGAACCCATAGAACTGAGACTCATAAAACACATAAATGATGAACGCATTCGTATGGCACTCAAAGAACAGGGGAtagatgggaaattttttggcaaatcaaTTGATTCCGCATACAGGATCACGGCACGATTATGGCTACAACTATCTATCGAATACAGGATACAACATTACCACaatggaataaatttaaaatataggacTTACAAGTCTTGAAAATTAACTTACTGGCAGTTATCAAATTTACACTTTCGCAACCTCGTTGAGGAGCATAGCCGTAGTTTGGATAGAAGTCAGCCGTTCCTCTGGGTGTCATGTCTCCAAACACCGGATAGTCAGTATGAATAACATCAACAAATGTTGCAGCATTCGACTGTAAGCCATCTGACGAACTCGGCCAGAATAGGGGTAGAGCAGGATCCAAGCCGGTAATACGTCCTAGCGTTCCATTAAAATAACTACCAATATTACCAGCAATGTGAGCTCCCAAACTATGTCCAATAATGTGAACCTCAGCGGGGTCTATTTCATTATTCCTTAAATATGAACATACACACAGCTGTTTTATTGCAATCGAAATATGTTtgactttttattttatacctGAAAAACTTAAACAGCATTCTACCGAGATGCTTTCCAACACTGCCTACAGCTTTCCGCGAACTGTAATAATCCAAACTAGCTGCGTCTTTCCAGTCAACTAGGAATATATTATCCATCCCCAAAGCCAAATAGGCTAAGAAATTTGAATATACCTCTACATTAAGGTTAACTGAATTATAAATTACAAATACCTTGACCTAGCGGTTTGATGGAGTAATGAAAACGATGTCCCGTAAATCCATGTACTATAACTTTTATATTCGATTTACTTCTTAAGCTACTAACCATACTGAGGGGAAATTCCAAGCGTGTTCCATTTTCTAGTCTGTTAATTTGTGGGATGTAtaagaaaagaaacaaaatcctTGGCAAAAGATCCTTAACTTACATCTGCTGATAGTAGATATCGGCCTTCTGTGCTAAAGTACTGATGTTGAGTGCATCTCCACTTTGAGGAGAAGTCAGAACAGTGGCTAGCAACAATATAATATTAGTGCTGAGCATCGCTACCAAGTTCTTTCTTGATCAAGAGTTATACCTTAACTAAGCTTTCCATTCTAGTCGTTGGCAATTCTAGGCAAGGTAAAATTCGTTATCAAATacgtaatttgaaaaatttgcgtgttcgattaaaaaaaaatgaaaacgattCATTAATGGGAATTATTCCTTGTGACGTCATATTCTCACTTATTTCCCATAAGAAAACATCACCGATGCGGTAATCGTCGTTTGGGAGCAATGACTAACATGCAAAGGGGTATAAACACTtccgagatttaacaaaaaacctTTGCTATTATTTAACCTAATAACCCATATTTGTATAGAGTTTGGAATTTTCCCATAGCACACATGAAACATCATACCAACTAAATGTGGAAGCAATTGTTGGAATGTTTTGGGTAatagaaacaaaacaagtatatacagcagtaagttcggccgggccaaatcttaaatacccaccaccatgaatcaaataaagggtgattcttttgcggttaggattttcatgcattagtatttgacagatcacgtgggatttcagacatggtgtcaaagagaaagatgctcagtatgctttgacatttcatcatgaatagacttacgatctgccacaacgtcgaattttcagtgaatgggccctagaaaagttggcagaaaatccgcttttttatcgacaaattttgttcagcgatgaggctcatttctggttgaatggctacgtaaataagcaaaattgccgcatttggagtgaagagcaaccagaagccgttcaagaactgcccatgcatcccgaaaaatgcactgtttggtgtggtttgtacgctggtggaatcattggaccgtattttttcaaagatgctgttggacgcaacgttacggtgaatggcgatcgctatcgttcgatgctaacaaactttttgttgccaaaaatggaagaactgaacttggttgacatgtggtttcaacaagatggcgctacatgccacacagctcgcgattctatggccattttgagggaaaacttcggagaacaattcatctcaagaaatggaccggtaagttggccaccaagatcatgcgatttgacgcctttagactattttttgtggggctacgtcaagtctaaagtctacagaaataagccagcaactattccagctttggaagacaacatttccgaagaaattcgggctattccggccgaaatgctcgaaaaagttgcccaaaattggactttccgaatggaccacctaagacgcagccgcggtcatttaaatgaaattatcttcaaaaagtaaatgtcatggaccaatctaacgtttcaaataaagaaccgatgagattttgcaaattttatgcgttttttttttttaaaaaagttatcaagctcttaacaaatcaccctttataatagtttcctttgaaaactcttcgtcgtagcgcgttagttgataatatatagaatttcaggggtttgatgacaaatattcagttcatccagtacgcttcccgaagataaatttaaagattctacctatgaagactagaccagattctggatttagaaGAGAGAGATTTGAGAGAAATCGTGCATATCgtgcaaatgatgaaataacgccttgattttaaatcttaaatctgtggatttttaccgtcattatttaaatgattgcgagtagtaaaatctggaaattgtacTTTCAGTTGCAAGCCATTTTCACGAGAAGTGCACCtgttatacactgaaagaagggtttcttttctgagaaacgaaattttagacaagcaaagtttccttttgacacatattttagagacaatttgctctaaacgaaagtaCTTTATACAAAAGggtaatttcgtttgtctaaaatttcattccggaggaaaatattttttcaagaatagaaatcggtctatatcgatgccttaccaaatggaccggtaaaaataaacgcGAGGGTCtacaataccagtatatttacattttcgagcaaatcggataaaaactacggtttctagaagccgaaggagttaaatcgggtgaTGGgtctatggtgtgtgtcgagccAAAACATggttcgacacacaccatattcggtcctagaaataaaaataaagtcgtagaaataaattcgggtggtaacatggaccaatactcaccattttcgacacaactcttaatggtcctcaaatacctctagaattccaatttcagacaaattgggtaaaaactacgaattgtagaaacccaagaagtatagtcgagagatcagtctatatgggggctataccaaaccatggaccgatacaccccattttcgacacacctctttaagatCCAAAGTACTTCCAGATTTtcagtttcaggcaaatcggatagaaaatatagtttatagaagcccaagaataaaaatcgggagatcggtctatatggcggctataccaaaacatggaccgatgggcacgattttcggcacacctttttatgttcccaaaatacctttccaattccagcaaatcggttagtaaatacaGTAAAtacgaagcccaagaagcaaaatcgggtcctcaaatacctctagattttaaatttcatgcaaattggataaaaactacagtttttataagcccaagaccccaaatcaggaagtcggtttatatggggactatttcaaaacttggaccgatatagcccatcttcgaacttgacctgcctgcaaagaaaaaacgaatctgtgccaaatttcaggacgatagcgccattattgatggctgtagcttgattacaacagacagacagacggacatgcttatatcgtcttagaatttctccctgatcaagaatatatatactttatatagtcggaaatctatatttcgatgtgttacacacggaatgacaaactttatAAGTATGCTCATGTTTAATGTCATGACCCACAGATAAATTATTCATACAATTTTTCGTGAGCCACGATATTTTGCGTGATTCACGATATTGCTAATCGTGAGTGTGGATGAGACTTTAAAACAGTTTCTTGCTCACGTACATGCCTCTAATGTAGCATAGTGTTTGATACCACcatataaccacttattaactgGCATCGCTTTGCACTACATTTCCATACGTATGTCCTAAGAGGAAAGTCCTTCACTCCGGCATGCCTTCGGCCgcaaaatttttgtacttttaattagtattttggtggaaaaaaaacaatatatttagtTCTCAACTTAAACGAAAAATTACTTCGTGATAATGTAGAAGCAAATGTGAGTTTTTTCAGTGACTTAGAATCATGATTCACTTTATAATATACCTAATAAAGTACTtatgtataaatgttatatacaacatttatgccctgttcctgcactgaaaaaaagcatgcccggttccaaagattttgtctttactttaaaaattttcgatccAAAGAAACGGAAAGAACCCTGCcaacttttttttgaatttgatggcgcttctgagaatccgcaccacgtcgaaaacaatcgtatacgacatccaaaactcgtcggaaaagcgccgtcactattgagaagttgtaccacgccaagttactacaaaaaagtatcacatgagtgcaattattaggtgcctttttaataaatttagaacgacgccaataagagccccttcaaacaatcagaaaaagtgcattttaagatagttataaaagaatcattgtggtcaagtaaaacacgattgtttagatgtttattaatttgattaaacctttataaattcttataaatataacatttataccactatcacaacacatttaacttaatttttttcattagaatgatgttgatttacaagtggcaagttacatgttgcagcgtctatcagccagtgtttttattctcgatggaagCAGCgtatctgtaaaatatctgaaaaacaatcactttatatcatttggaaagtcaaaaattgttcaccaatttaccttttacaattttaagctaaataactatgttttcagcactttattatcgattttatttaaataaattataagaagctagttgtgcttggtgtttcacaaaatataaaatggctcttgtaacaaaagtgatggcaaaatactttcatgcgaatagtgatggcaaaatactatcacagttggcgattgttgcagtgtcacttacgagtctgtggtagcgatgagcatgaaatggaactttgaaatgctggcagggaatacaagtaaggatacttttaagacgcaattctcttttaaatttgggttttgtgtacttgcttctaggaagcaaattttaatttttcgtttttcagcttttttttcttcatatgctatcgaagtcctttaaaaacgagttaacgacaactttattttccaaattaagactcggctcccagtagaaattatgctatgtttcaagtaaaaaaacgtctttaaaataaaatgttgtttttcaacattttattttatcctatatttgaacgattttttgctttgtagtcaagatgcaaaaaggcaacaaatttaaaggcaatttcattaaatttaaagaatttttcagaattattaaagtcaagttgaccttaccccaaacattttttctttcacttaattataaagataatacgacttcattgaaaagtttatcgacttttggacaaggaaaaaaaacttaatattagagaaatgcgtcttctatgctaagtaaaatttgcattcgtattttaaagacatgaaatctttgaccacacgacaatattttttccagtgtataaacattgttaacatttgaatgaattctcaggtcaacaatttgaaaatactcatttttgaacTTACAAATAAAGAAAACCAAAATCATTCGatttcgagtgactgcctttctttcgaatgggtTCGATATATACGAACAGGACattaaaacacaaatgttatgaaatatttataatatatattctttttgagttttttaaatcaaggcttttcaatgttttcaatgttttatgCCATAAATATTCCAATTTTTTAGTCATTGCCGGCCAActgcattacattttgagaataattATCACACGTTGCCGCAATGTAATGTAACGTGTAATGACTGTTTTAAATActggtaatgcaaattgtaGTGAGATATAATTACCTAGTTTCTGCTAGGGTAGTtacgaattaaaatttattagctATCATATGGAGCAAGTGACTATTATAGGCGAcgagacattttgacaactcgTTAACATCAACAACTCTCTTATCCTGTACTCGTTGCTAATTCCTCTTTGCCCTATTTAAACAGATCTGAAAGCAATATTGTTTGAAGCTCTGTGAATATACTTTGAAAGACGCTTCATTGTTTTAAAATAGGCGCATTCATTCCCGAGAGTTTATCGTTATTATAGTGCACTTTAGGTCTGTTGAACTTACCTTGCTATAAATTTGTAGTTACCACACTATAAGTAAATCATATACAGATGAATTTTATGGCAACACATGTACAAAATACgcatacacatatatttttttattagatttgtAAACACAGGCGCAAATCTGGACATAGTGACAAAacgcagtatgtcaagaaaaaaCTGTGAGAATGATTTGGTTAAAAAgttataatacaaaaaaaaaccgaaaCTAAAATACACAAAGAATTGAACACAGAATAATTTAATTGCAGAGGCGAAGTTTTCATACGTTCTTAAAAGCATTTCAACGTCGGCGATCGGTGTCAATGTTCACAGGACGAATTAGCATCTTAACAGCCTTCAATGAGTAGTTGGGTCCAAGCCAATCTTGCCAATAGATACCACGATATTgctcaattttgtcataatcggTTTCTACATAAGGCCCCATCAagtttctgcaaaaaaaaaaaaaacacaaaacaaacaaagaacGATTTTGTCTTCATTAATATTTCTTCAAACTTACGATTGATCACACCAATTGTACCACCATGCACCCTTATGCGACTGCGCACAATTGCAATCCACACAGCCATCGTTGTCATTATCAAATGTAGAGAATTTACTACCGGCATGGTAGGAGAACGAATCCCCAGCATCTCCTTCATAATTACCCAACAATTTCAGCTCGTACGATTCCTGCTCATTGCCAATGGCAAAAAGATTGTAGCGAGCATACTTGCGACGATTTTGGAAATCCTCTAAGGTTATCAACAGCTCATGGACAGCCGAAGCGGTCAGCGCATACAATTTGTCCAAACCAATAAAGAATTCGCCTGCAAGATTTCCAAAACCGTTCTTGTATTCCATCCAGCCACGTTGAAAATTGATGTCACCGTTGAATCGATTCATTATAACAGTCCAGCCACCACCAGCTAATTGATCATCGCAAGTCACATAAAAAGGATCCGAGGTGGGCGTCAACTGAAGCTTCAATATTCCATTGGTGGAGGCAACACCTTGGGCACAACTGGTCGTCAATTGTTGCTGGCTATTGGCTGTAGCATAAAAATTCGGTACAGTTAGTAAACCACCTTGGTTTTGTTGTCTtctcaacaaattgttgaagcgTCTTTGGAGATTGCTGCAAGGTAATAAAGATACGATTCATGGAATTTATTAAACGATTATAATCACtatgaatattttataatagaCCAATTAATAGAGAGACAATTGGTTGCTGTTGACATTGAAAATCGCAAAGAATGTCTTttgttttatacccttcaccactacaccgaaagaattctctttgctaattttacgaaaaaatcttcattaactattcttggtaaattctttattaaaataaatttttcattacaACATTCTTCATTGATTTTCGTAACTTTTACGAATGTTTACGAAATATTATCCATTaagttttcttcgtaaaaagatcgTTTCATGATTTGTCAGAAGTTTTtgcgaatttatgaatattttacgaaacattctgcgttaaaatttcttcatgaaAAGTACTAAACATTTTCGTTGCaattgcgaagaagtttcattgatgtTCCGTTTGCGACATTAAATTGTTTCCAGCATACTGGAGACAATTTAGCatattataatgtgcttgagtgtctatgctacttctcatttatgaaacctttagaaactttttcatggaaaatatcAAGAACAAATTTCGGTAATCGAACGTAACATTTCGTTGTTTTTAAAGTTTCTTtgtttgtaaaacaatgacttcCACCACTTTAATGAAAACTTTCGTTCTTTTCACGAAggtaattctttcggtgtactgtgtgaggggtataataagtttgtgcatttgtgcaGTCGGAGACCCATAGTTTTGAATATCGTCTTAGTCGATTTAGcgaagtccgtccgtctgtctgtccatgtacTTTTGTGTTCAAAGTACTGATCgcatttatcaccgatttgtccACAGTTGtcgtatttattaaccgatattatttttaagtttcATAGGTGTGTTAAGTATGaggaaaatcggtttagatttaattaaatcttacatacatatgtaccACCTCGAATACTGATATATTTTGCCATTGTGCAATTATATGATTGCAGAGAACACTGCcgttattcttaaaattttggaaagagaTCAGAATTTATATCCGTGCTTTGTGAACCGAGTTTTGCTGAAATTCGCGCAGATTTAAACAAAGCTCCCAgtaaatttgaatgattttagATTGCAACATATTTCAATaccaaaaaaagtaataatgttatgtttgggcAGAGAACCATatggcaaccatgttattttcaccGAAATGTTGTATCTTCTTtccacaaacatgttatgcgagaacacattttgtttgctacaaatAACATTACGTCGCTGTGTGTAAGTGGTTaagggtattatatagtcggtcccgtctTTAGGCTACatgtctatttttatacccaccaccatagaatggtgacgggttaaaaataagtttgtcattccgtgtgtaacacatcgaaatatcgatttccgactttacaaagtatatatattcttgatcagggagaaattctaagacgatataaccatgtccgtctgtctgttgtaatcacgctacagtcgtcaataatgaagcaatcgtgctgaaatttggcacaaactcgtcttttgtctgcaggcaggtcaagttcgaagatgagctatatcggtccaggtttatagtctccatataaaccgacctcccgatttggggtcctggGCTTATAGGCTTAGgcttatacaatttgcctgaaattggaaatctaaaggtattttaggaccataaggaagtgtgtcaaaaatggtgagtatcggtccatgttttggtatagcccccatatagaccgatatcccgattttacttcttgggcttatataaaccgtagtttttatccaatttgcatgaaaagccatgttttggtataaaccccatatggaccgatatcccgattttacttcctgcgcttatagaaaccgtagtttttatccaatttgcctgaaatgccatgttttggtatagaccccatatggaccgatatcccgattttacttcctgcgcttatagaaaccgtagtttttatccaatttgtctgaaattggaaatctagaggtattttaggaccataaaaaggtgtgtcaaaaatagtgagtatcggtccactatttttgacacatatttttggcttatagaatttgtagtttttatccaatttgcctgaaatcggaaatctatacgtattctagaaccataaagaggtgtgtcaaaaatggtgagtatcggcccatgttttgatatagaccgatctccagattatagttcttggacttatagaatgcctagtttttgtctaatttgcctgaaattggaaatcaatatttgaagtatataaagaaaatatttcattgaagcCCAAATACTGGGATTTTCAATCCCCTATCTCGAATGACATCCCTATTATTAGCACTTTAATAGATGTCATCTACCATCACTATAACCACTaccttagtaattgttttcgtaACTACATTCTCTTACATACCCCGTTTGTTGCATCACTTTGGTGACATTCGTTTGAAGTTGCGATTGTAGAGATTCTACGGCAGCTCTAGTGGACGCTAATAATGTTGCCAGTGCATCTAATTTTTGCGAATCCGATATTGGTGAAGCCGATGGTTGTTGTTggcgctgttgttgttgttgagattTGTAATCAATTTGTCGCGTTTTTCGTAAAATGTTCATTTCTACtgctttaaagaaaatataaaatttcaaacatgGATCAAAGTATTCGtacacttttgctatatatctaCATTTAAATTGGTGTAAATTATCAAATGAGATTGAGACTGATGTTAATTTCGTTTTTAAGATAATAAGTCTTGATGTCAtaattagtgtgtaaatataaccatagcgataggcggtaggcgaaacatttttgccgcaacggcaaatacaataagcttgacggcgaataattccctttttcacgtttcctagcgtttttgttgtcaatacagcgtgctttgacaatattaaacaatgaagttgaataaaaacatacaatggcttgttatttgttgagttatttcaagaaaaaataatctacacgtctccaggcaacagcaattcctagtggcgagttaaaaaaaattgataagcgatggcaacactataccagttttcgccaaggagttagaataagttttaatttagcgacacgccgctagccgtcatggtattccgtcgcggattttgggcttcccataagaaatacacgtaaataagtgttcgcctaccgcctatcgctatggttatatttacacacttagaaagaaagaaaaaaacttctttcctccgaaacgaaatAATAGAACAAGTATTTTCGGAGAAAGTACAATATTCTTTGAGTGTGAAACGTATGCTTAAGAATTGTGATAAATTCTATATAATGCCACAAGCAGTTGGAGTTCCATTttcaatatttatgaaattccttaatacttcgacaaaattttaaaagaaatattaattttaaaattttcctgcAGTTAAGCCTAAGTGGCTTCGCGGGACAGTGTTAAttgcaataaattttaaaaataaataaaaaaaatatccaattgaaaaaaaagtattcaaagcaagaaaatatcaacaaaatatttccagttacgagggcggttcggaaacttcttagcctatcaatgaaagagaatagttagtttttcaaaaatattttttttcaatataatctcctgaaacttcaatacacttagtccaacgcttttctagcaattctatcccttgattaaaatacttttcctcaaggtcttcaaaatagcggTTTACTACGTAATTGCATTttcatttgggaacaagtaaaagtcactgggagctaaatcaggagaataaggtgcacgcaaagaaaaaaaaaacgtgtaccgaaaacgtgtaccgaaaacgtttttcttttgttagagttttttgaattgcttcgaaaattttaaacttttatcaccaaaaaaattcgtttgttacaaaatttttattttttcaa
This is a stretch of genomic DNA from Haematobia irritans isolate KBUSLIRL chromosome 4, ASM5000362v1, whole genome shotgun sequence. It encodes these proteins:
- the LOC142233239 gene encoding uncharacterized protein LOC142233239 isoform X3, with translation MAVLVFNMKYLIEVIFVTLIMSVTHCHMQEPHPTTAPSQPPQTNWQQRHTTRNNVQRWRMNQTPTTNSTTSTHCDYKELLTNLHDRVSLMVTVDEDLRKRLENIENKVVQFESSNLARMDSLAVAQMDFGKHLDVMEHIQRLTRHGVDELLAVEMNILRKTRQIDYKSQQQQQRQQQPSASPISDSQKLDALATLLASTRAAVESLQSQLQTNVTKVMQQTGNLQRRFNNLLRRQQNQGGLLTVPNFYATANSQQQLTTSCAQGVASTNGILKLQLTPTSDPFYVTCDDQLAGGGWTVIMNRFNGDINFQRGWMEYKNGFGNLAGEFFIGLDKLYALTASAVHELLITLEDFQNRRKYARYNLFAIGNEQESYELKLLGNYEGDAGDSFSYHAGSKFSTFDNDNDGCVDCNCAQSHKGAWWYNWCDQSNLMGPYVETDYDKIEQYRGIYWQDWLGPNYSLKAVKMLIRPVNIDTDRRR
- the LOC142236412 gene encoding pancreatic lipase-related protein 2 isoform X2, which produces MLSTNIILLLATVLTSPQSGDALNISTLAQKADIYYQQILENGTRLEFPLSMVSSLRSKSNIKVIVHGFTGHRFHYSIKPLGQAYLALGMDNIFLVDWKDAASLDYYSSRKAVGSVGKHLGRMLFKFFRNNEIDPAEVHIIGHSLGAHIAGNIGSYFNGTLGRITGLDPALPLFWPSSSDGLQSNAATFVDVIHTDYPVFGDMTPRGTADFYPNYGYAPQRGCESVNLITANSCSHNRAVILYAESIDLPKNFPSIPCSLSAIRMRSSFMCFMSLSSMGSDISPSVDDLSMEDREIVYMGEYVSKSITGIFYLTTNGAPPFGLGVQLQDG
- the LOC142233239 gene encoding uncharacterized protein LOC142233239 isoform X1, translated to MAVLVFNMKYLIEVIFVTLIMSVTHCHMQEPHPTTAPSQPPQTNWQQRHTTRNNVQRWRMNQTPTTNSTTSTHCDYKELLTNLHDRVSLMVTVDEDLRKRLENIENKVVQFESSNLARMDSLAVAQMDFGKHLDVMEHIQRLTRHGVDELLGEFGEYMRILNHTYIIDNRNHSTDYSDAVEMNILRKTRQIDYKSQQQQQRQQQPSASPISDSQKLDALATLLASTRAAVESLQSQLQTNVTKVMQQTGNLQRRFNNLLRRQQNQGGLLTVPNFYATANSQQQLTTSCAQGVASTNGILKLQLTPTSDPFYVTCDDQLAGGGWTVIMNRFNGDINFQRGWMEYKNGFGNLAGEFFIGLDKLYALTASAVHELLITLEDFQNRRKYARYNLFAIGNEQESYELKLLGNYEGDAGDSFSYHAGSKFSTFDNDNDGCVDCNCAQSHKGAWWYNWCDQSNLMGPYVETDYDKIEQYRGIYWQDWLGPNYSLKAVKMLIRPVNIDTDRRR
- the LOC142236412 gene encoding pancreatic triacylglycerol lipase isoform X1, which translates into the protein MLSTNIILLLATVLTSPQSGDALNISTLAQKADIYYQQILENGTRLEFPLSMVSSLRSKSNIKVIVHGFTGHRFHYSIKPLGQAYLALGMDNIFLVDWKDAASLDYYSSRKAVGSVGKHLGRMLFKFFRNNEIDPAEVHIIGHSLGAHIAGNIGSYFNGTLGRITGLDPALPLFWPSSSDGLQSNAATFVDVIHTDYPVFGDMTPRGTADFYPNYGYAPQRGCESVNLITASKLIFKTYSCSHNRAVILYAESIDLPKNFPSIPCSLSAIRMRSSFMCFMSLSSMGSDISPSVDDLSMEDREIVYMGEYVSKSITGIFYLTTNGAPPFGLGVQLQDG
- the LOC142233239 gene encoding uncharacterized protein LOC142233239 isoform X2, with translation MAVLVFNMKYLIEVIFVTLIMSVTHCHMQEPHPTTAPSQPPQTNWQQRHTTRNNVQRWRMNQTPTTNSTTSTHCDYKELLTNLHDRVSLMVTVDEDLRKRLENIENKVVQFESSNLARMDSLAVAQMDFGKHLDVMEHIQRLTRHGVDELLGEFGEYMRILNHTYIIDNRNHSTDYSDVEMNILRKTRQIDYKSQQQQQRQQQPSASPISDSQKLDALATLLASTRAAVESLQSQLQTNVTKVMQQTGNLQRRFNNLLRRQQNQGGLLTVPNFYATANSQQQLTTSCAQGVASTNGILKLQLTPTSDPFYVTCDDQLAGGGWTVIMNRFNGDINFQRGWMEYKNGFGNLAGEFFIGLDKLYALTASAVHELLITLEDFQNRRKYARYNLFAIGNEQESYELKLLGNYEGDAGDSFSYHAGSKFSTFDNDNDGCVDCNCAQSHKGAWWYNWCDQSNLMGPYVETDYDKIEQYRGIYWQDWLGPNYSLKAVKMLIRPVNIDTDRRR
- the LOC142233239 gene encoding uncharacterized protein LOC142233239 isoform X4, with product MAVLVFNMKYLIEVIFVTLIMSVTHCHMQEPHPTTAPSQPPQTNWQQRHTTRNNVQRWRMNQTPTTNSTTSTHCDYKELLTNLHDRVSLMVTVDEDLRKRLENIENKVVQFESSNLARMDSLAVAQMDFGKHLDVMEHIQRLTRHGVDELLVEMNILRKTRQIDYKSQQQQQRQQQPSASPISDSQKLDALATLLASTRAAVESLQSQLQTNVTKVMQQTGNLQRRFNNLLRRQQNQGGLLTVPNFYATANSQQQLTTSCAQGVASTNGILKLQLTPTSDPFYVTCDDQLAGGGWTVIMNRFNGDINFQRGWMEYKNGFGNLAGEFFIGLDKLYALTASAVHELLITLEDFQNRRKYARYNLFAIGNEQESYELKLLGNYEGDAGDSFSYHAGSKFSTFDNDNDGCVDCNCAQSHKGAWWYNWCDQSNLMGPYVETDYDKIEQYRGIYWQDWLGPNYSLKAVKMLIRPVNIDTDRRR